A single window of Jiangella alkaliphila DNA harbors:
- a CDS encoding DinB family protein produces MTDTDEHGRPEPPIDGDELRTLAGFLDYQRATLAWKCRGLDGSGLTATVGASTMTLGGLIKHLAYVEDDWFTFRLLGRERSAPWNTVDWAADYDWDWHSAADDKPEQLFALWDEAVGRSRANLAEALADSGLSRPVDRPWRDGRAPSVRWVLTHMIEEYARHNGHADILRESVDGSTGE; encoded by the coding sequence GTGACCGACACCGACGAGCACGGCCGGCCGGAACCGCCGATCGACGGCGACGAGCTGCGGACGCTGGCCGGGTTCCTCGACTACCAGCGCGCCACGCTCGCGTGGAAGTGCCGCGGCCTGGACGGCTCCGGGCTGACCGCCACCGTCGGCGCCTCGACCATGACGCTCGGCGGTCTGATCAAGCACCTCGCCTACGTCGAGGACGACTGGTTCACGTTCCGGCTGCTCGGCCGCGAGCGCAGCGCGCCCTGGAACACCGTCGACTGGGCCGCCGACTACGACTGGGACTGGCACTCCGCCGCCGACGACAAGCCGGAGCAGCTGTTCGCGCTCTGGGACGAGGCGGTCGGCCGGTCCCGGGCGAACCTCGCCGAGGCGCTGGCCGACAGCGGGCTGAGCCGGCCCGTCGACCGCCCCTGGCGCGACGGCCGCGCGCCCAGCGTGCGCTGGGTCCTCACCCACATGATCGAGGAGTACGCGCGGCACAACGGCCACGCCGACATCCTGCGCGAATCCGTCGACGGCAGCACCGGAGAGTGA
- a CDS encoding alpha/beta fold hydrolase, whose protein sequence is MHIVLIPGLWLDATSWDRVIPVLERAGHTAHPLTLPGLESRDADRSAVTLQDHIDAVVAAVDAVPAGEGKVLVVGHSLGSALAYAAADARPDRVARTVYIGGFPATDGEPLGRFAAENGEIPLPSWEDLGETDLKDLDDAARADFRARAIPSPERATTDPIRLTDERRFDVPVTVICPEFSAAELRDWIDGGEPPVQEFTKLHDVEYVDLPTGHWPQFSRPDDLGRLINEAAAK, encoded by the coding sequence ATGCACATCGTTCTGATCCCCGGCCTCTGGCTCGACGCCACCTCGTGGGACCGGGTGATCCCCGTCCTCGAACGGGCCGGCCACACGGCGCACCCGCTGACCCTCCCCGGCCTGGAGTCCAGAGACGCCGACCGCTCGGCCGTCACGTTGCAGGATCACATCGACGCGGTCGTGGCGGCGGTCGACGCGGTGCCGGCGGGCGAGGGGAAGGTGCTGGTCGTGGGGCACTCGCTCGGCTCCGCGCTGGCCTACGCCGCCGCCGACGCGCGGCCGGACCGCGTCGCCCGCACCGTCTACATCGGCGGATTCCCGGCGACGGACGGCGAGCCGCTCGGCCGGTTCGCGGCCGAGAACGGCGAGATCCCACTGCCCAGCTGGGAGGACCTCGGCGAGACCGACCTCAAGGACCTCGACGACGCGGCCCGTGCGGACTTCCGCGCCCGCGCGATCCCGTCGCCCGAGCGGGCCACCACCGACCCGATCCGGCTCACCGACGAGCGCCGCTTCGACGTCCCGGTCACCGTCATCTGCCCGGAGTTCTCCGCCGCCGAGCTGCGCGACTGGATCGACGGCGGCGAGCCGCCCGTGCAGGAGTTCACCAAGCTCCACGACGTCGAGTACGTCGACCTGCCGACCGGGCACTGGCCGCAGTTCAGCCGTCCCGACGACCTCGGCCGCCTCATCAACGAGGCCGCGGCCAAGTGA
- a CDS encoding ArsR/SmtB family transcription factor, protein MSIDRPMPDYDLDDQAVVTAPAQLRAMSDPLRSTILELVLERAATVTELAAAVGRPKSTVAHHVGVLVDAGMLRVVRTRRVRAIDERYYGRTARLFRIGKIDHPVIWENDLSVAAAEARAAYEADVMMSIHRHARIPRERGMEFWEKVLELVREFSTIPRSGDTVFGFVAGLYPTDHPALPDPDPAE, encoded by the coding sequence ATGTCGATCGATCGGCCGATGCCCGACTACGACCTGGACGACCAGGCCGTCGTCACGGCGCCGGCCCAGCTGCGCGCGATGTCCGACCCGCTGCGATCGACCATCCTCGAACTGGTCCTCGAACGCGCTGCGACGGTCACCGAGCTGGCCGCCGCGGTCGGCCGCCCCAAATCGACCGTCGCCCACCACGTGGGTGTGCTGGTCGACGCCGGCATGCTGCGGGTCGTCCGGACCCGGCGCGTCCGGGCCATCGACGAGCGCTACTACGGCCGGACGGCGCGGCTGTTCCGCATCGGCAAGATCGACCATCCGGTGATCTGGGAGAACGACCTCTCTGTCGCCGCGGCCGAGGCGCGGGCCGCGTACGAGGCCGACGTGATGATGAGCATCCACCGCCACGCGCGGATTCCGCGGGAGCGTGGCATGGAGTTCTGGGAGAAGGTGCTGGAGCTGGTCCGCGAGTTCAGCACCATCCCGCGCTCCGGCGACACCGTCTTCGGCTTCGTCGCCGGGTTGTATCCGACGGATCATCCCGCGCTGCCGGATCCTGACCCCGCGGAGTGA
- a CDS encoding IS1380 family transposase, with product MQLSHTRPVVSAAFDEPNLVSSAGLVPAMALAGEARLRELGDEHLSVPTDKGANAGLKLSGLVAGMTAGADSIDDMALLRHGAMGKVFAGIYAPSTLGSFLRAFTFGHVRQADAIASRFLINLTQRTALLGETADTATVMVDIDDTIVEVHGYQKQGAGFGYSGVRGLNAVLATVSSQTFAPVIAAQRLRNGSAGSPRGATRLATDALALIRRTHLAGRDVLVRADSAFYSHALVTAALKAGANVSITVRMDPAVKRAIAGIAETAWTTIKYTDAVYDETTRTWNSRAEVAEVPFTAFTSKNKTDQVPGRLVVRRIPDLNPRNSEGQDTLFDSWRFHAFFTTTDTTEMDTVAADQTHRAHAVIENVHADLKASALAHLPSGVFNANAAWLVCAVMAFNLTRAAATLTKTPTLTRATTATIRRKLITVPARIATSARRLTLHLPTNWPWQTAWSTLYNALFPRPATTHT from the coding sequence ATGCAACTCTCTCACACCCGACCGGTCGTCTCGGCGGCCTTCGATGAGCCCAACCTCGTGTCGTCGGCGGGCCTGGTCCCGGCGATGGCCCTGGCCGGCGAGGCACGGCTGCGCGAGCTGGGCGATGAGCACCTGAGCGTGCCGACGGACAAGGGCGCCAACGCCGGGCTGAAGCTGTCGGGCCTGGTCGCCGGCATGACCGCCGGCGCGGACAGCATCGACGACATGGCCCTGCTACGCCACGGCGCGATGGGGAAGGTCTTCGCCGGCATCTACGCCCCCTCCACACTTGGCTCGTTCCTGCGCGCCTTCACCTTCGGCCATGTCCGCCAAGCCGACGCGATCGCCTCTCGGTTTCTGATCAACCTGACCCAGCGCACGGCCCTGCTGGGCGAGACCGCAGACACCGCGACGGTGATGGTCGACATCGACGACACCATCGTGGAGGTACACGGCTATCAGAAGCAGGGCGCGGGGTTCGGGTACTCCGGGGTGCGGGGCCTGAACGCCGTGCTGGCCACCGTTTCCAGCCAGACCTTCGCGCCGGTGATCGCCGCCCAGCGCCTGCGCAACGGCTCGGCCGGGTCCCCACGCGGGGCGACGCGTCTGGCCACCGACGCCCTCGCCCTGATCCGCCGCACCCACCTGGCCGGCCGAGACGTGCTGGTCCGGGCGGACTCGGCGTTCTACTCCCACGCCCTGGTCACCGCAGCGTTGAAGGCCGGCGCGAACGTCTCGATCACCGTGCGGATGGACCCGGCGGTCAAACGCGCCATCGCCGGCATCGCCGAGACCGCCTGGACCACGATCAAATACACCGACGCCGTCTACGACGAGACCACCAGAACATGGAACTCTCGTGCCGAGGTCGCCGAGGTTCCCTTCACCGCGTTCACCTCCAAGAACAAGACCGACCAGGTCCCCGGCCGGCTCGTGGTCCGCCGTATCCCCGATCTCAACCCCCGCAACAGCGAAGGCCAGGACACGTTGTTCGATTCCTGGCGCTTCCACGCCTTCTTCACCACCACCGACACCACCGAGATGGACACCGTCGCCGCGGACCAGACCCACCGGGCCCACGCGGTCATCGAGAACGTCCACGCCGACCTCAAGGCCTCCGCGCTGGCCCACCTGCCCTCCGGGGTGTTCAACGCCAACGCGGCCTGGCTCGTCTGCGCGGTCATGGCGTTCAACCTCACCCGCGCCGCCGCGACCCTGACCAAGACCCCCACTCTGACCAGGGCGACCACCGCGACGATCCGCCGCAAACTCATCACCGTCCCCGCCCGGATCGCCACCTCCGCCCGGCGTCTGACCCTGCACCTGCCGACCAACTGGCCCTGGCAGACCGCGTGGTCCACGCTCTACAACGCCCTCTTCCCCCGGCCCGCCACGACACACACCTGA
- a CDS encoding IS3 family transposase (programmed frameshift), with protein MARKKATFTPEFREEAARLVVENDRRIADVAREIGVGETTLGNWVKKYREDHVGDEPPLGLSERAELAELRRRTRDQEMELAFLKKAGRVLREGAAVSEKYEFIAAEYAHNSADNVNDAPSLKQMFTWLGVSRSGYYDWRDRPPSATTRRREELKLKIEALFDHNDRTYGYRRIHAELLRGGEQAGPELVRDLMRELGLVPCQPRPYKITTIQGDDRPATPDLVRRDFTADAPGTKLVGDITYIHTWEGWLYLATVIDCFNKEVIGYALADHMRTELVTDALDMAARNHDLADRCILHSDRGTQYTSTDFSAKIKQLGMRASLGRTGICYDNALAESFNSMLKVERVYRTVYPTRKKAREDVANYIELFYNRRRIHSGLGYRTPHEVRNEHLNGQLAA; from the exons GTGGCGAGGAAGAAGGCAACATTCACGCCTGAGTTCCGCGAAGAGGCTGCTCGACTGGTGGTCGAGAATGACCGTCGTATTGCCGATGTGGCGCGTGAGATCGGCGTGGGTGAGACCACTCTCGGCAATTGGGTGAAGAAGTACCGAGAGGACCACGTCGGCGACGAGCCGCCGCTGGGGTTGTCCGAACGTGCGGAGTTGGCCGAACTGCGACGGCGGACGCGAGACCAGGAGATGGAGCTCGCGTTCCTGAAAAAAGCTG GCCGCGTACTTCGCGAAGGAGCAGCGGTGAGCGAGAAGTACGAGTTCATCGCCGCCGAGTACGCGCACAATAGCGCCGACAATGTCAACGACGCTCCGTCTCTCAAGCAGATGTTCACCTGGCTGGGTGTGTCCAGGTCCGGCTACTACGACTGGCGGGACCGGCCACCGTCGGCGACCACGCGGCGGCGTGAGGAGTTGAAGCTCAAGATCGAGGCGTTGTTCGACCACAACGACCGCACCTACGGGTACCGGCGCATCCACGCCGAGCTGCTCCGCGGCGGCGAGCAGGCCGGGCCCGAGCTGGTCCGTGACCTGATGCGTGAGCTGGGCCTGGTGCCGTGCCAGCCGCGCCCGTACAAGATCACCACTATCCAGGGCGACGACCGGCCGGCCACCCCAGACCTGGTGCGCCGCGACTTCACCGCCGACGCGCCGGGAACGAAGCTGGTCGGCGACATCACCTACATCCACACCTGGGAGGGATGGCTGTACCTGGCGACCGTGATCGACTGCTTCAACAAAGAAGTCATCGGGTACGCACTCGCCGACCACATGCGCACCGAACTCGTCACCGACGCGCTCGACATGGCCGCCAGGAATCACGATCTCGCCGACCGCTGCATCCTTCACTCAGATCGCGGGACGCAGTACACATCGACTGACTTCTCAGCGAAGATCAAGCAGCTCGGGATGCGCGCTTCGCTCGGCAGGACCGGCATTTGCTACGACAACGCTCTGGCCGAATCGTTCAATTCCATGTTGAAGGTCGAGCGCGTCTACCGCACCGTGTACCCGACACGGAAGAAAGCCCGCGAGGATGTTGCGAACTACATCGAACTCTTCTACAATCGCAGACGAATCCATTCAGGGCTCGGCTACCGGACCCCGCACGAAGTCCGCAACGAACACCTGAATGGCCAGCTCGCAGCATAA
- the argG gene encoding argininosuccinate synthase, with protein MSKVLTSLPAGERVGIAFSGGLDTSVAVAWMRDKGAVPCTYTADLGQADEDDIDSVPGRAKLYGAEIARLVDCRAALVEEGLAALTCGAFHIRSGGRAYYNTTPLGRAVTGTLLVRAMLEDDVQIWGDGSTFKGNDIERFYRYGLLANPNLRIYKPWLDAQFVGELGGRREMSEWLRTHDLPYRDSTEKAYSTDANIWGATHEAKTLEHLDNGIETVDPIMGVRFWDPEVEIPAEDVTIGFEQGRPTTINGQAFASPVELVLEANAIGGRHGLGMSDQIENRIIEAKSRGIYEAPGMALLHAAYERLVNAIHNEDTVANYHNEGRRLGRLMYEGRWLDPQALMLRESLQRWVGSAVSGEVTLRLRRGEDYSILDTTGPALSYHPDKLSMERTADSAFGPVDRIGQLTMRNLDIADSRAKLEQYAGLGLVGGAHAELIGATHLVGELPEGGAEAIASRGEVDADAMLDRAAMEAGTD; from the coding sequence GTGTCCAAAGTCCTCACCTCCCTGCCCGCCGGCGAGCGGGTCGGCATTGCGTTCTCCGGCGGTCTCGACACCTCCGTGGCGGTGGCGTGGATGCGCGACAAGGGGGCGGTCCCGTGCACGTACACCGCCGATCTCGGGCAGGCCGACGAGGACGACATCGACTCGGTGCCGGGGCGGGCGAAGCTGTACGGCGCCGAGATCGCCCGGCTGGTCGACTGCCGCGCCGCGCTGGTCGAGGAGGGGCTGGCCGCGCTGACATGCGGGGCGTTCCATATCCGCAGCGGCGGCCGCGCGTACTACAACACGACCCCGCTGGGCCGGGCCGTCACCGGCACGCTCCTCGTCCGGGCCATGCTTGAGGACGACGTCCAGATCTGGGGCGACGGGTCGACGTTCAAGGGGAACGACATCGAGCGGTTCTACCGCTACGGTCTGCTCGCCAACCCGAACCTGCGCATCTACAAGCCGTGGCTCGACGCCCAGTTCGTGGGGGAGTTGGGTGGACGGCGCGAGATGAGCGAGTGGCTGCGCACCCACGACCTCCCGTACCGCGACAGCACCGAGAAGGCGTACTCCACCGACGCGAACATCTGGGGCGCGACGCACGAGGCGAAGACGCTGGAGCATCTCGACAACGGCATCGAGACGGTCGACCCGATCATGGGCGTCCGGTTCTGGGACCCCGAGGTCGAGATCCCGGCCGAGGACGTCACCATCGGCTTCGAGCAGGGCCGCCCGACCACCATCAACGGCCAGGCGTTCGCCAGCCCGGTCGAGCTGGTGCTGGAGGCCAACGCCATCGGCGGACGGCACGGGCTGGGCATGTCCGACCAGATCGAGAACCGCATCATCGAGGCCAAGAGCCGCGGCATCTACGAGGCGCCCGGCATGGCGCTGCTGCACGCGGCCTACGAGCGGCTCGTCAACGCCATCCACAACGAGGACACCGTCGCGAACTACCACAACGAGGGCCGGCGGCTCGGCCGGCTCATGTACGAGGGCCGCTGGCTCGACCCCCAGGCGCTCATGCTGCGCGAGTCGCTGCAGCGCTGGGTCGGCTCGGCGGTGAGCGGTGAGGTGACATTGCGGCTGCGGCGCGGCGAGGACTACTCGATCCTCGACACCACCGGCCCGGCGCTCAGCTACCACCCGGACAAGCTGTCGATGGAGCGCACCGCCGACTCCGCGTTCGGCCCGGTCGACCGCATCGGCCAGCTGACCATGCGCAACCTCGACATCGCCGACTCGCGGGCCAAGCTGGAGCAGTACGCCGGGCTCGGCCTGGTCGGCGGCGCGCACGCGGAGTTGATCGGCGCGACGCACCTGGTCGGCGAGCTGCCCGAGGGCGGCGCCGAGGCCATCGCGTCCCGCGGCGAGGTCGACGCCGACGCCATGCTCGACCGCGCCGCCATGGAGGCCGGCACCGACTGA
- a CDS encoding alpha/beta fold hydrolase has translation MQTLTSKDGTTIAYETAGSGPAVIVISTVAEDHTGVAGMAAALAKHFTVVNYDRRGRGGSGDPQPYDPAREIDDIEALIDTVGGRAALVSGSAGGILALDAATALGPKVTGLGLYEPPFIIDDARPPAPAGYVAHQEALVAAGKRSEAVEYFMSDVLLVPAEWIAGMKQDPSWDEMATLAHTYAYDGRIVEGLLSGRPLPRDRWSVDAPILVLVGENSEQFFLDGAHALAEILPAVIVETLPGQDHGAFWLAPDAVAESVRAFLSR, from the coding sequence ATGCAGACTCTGACCTCGAAGGACGGCACCACCATCGCGTACGAGACGGCCGGCTCCGGCCCCGCCGTCATCGTCATCAGCACGGTCGCCGAGGACCACACCGGCGTCGCCGGCATGGCGGCCGCCCTGGCGAAGCACTTCACCGTCGTCAACTACGACCGGCGCGGCCGCGGCGGCAGCGGCGACCCGCAGCCGTACGACCCGGCCCGCGAGATCGACGACATCGAGGCGCTCATCGACACCGTCGGCGGCCGGGCGGCGCTGGTCAGCGGCTCGGCCGGGGGCATCCTCGCGCTCGACGCCGCCACCGCGCTCGGCCCGAAGGTCACCGGACTGGGCCTGTACGAGCCGCCGTTCATCATCGACGACGCCCGGCCGCCGGCGCCGGCCGGCTACGTCGCGCACCAGGAGGCGCTGGTCGCCGCCGGGAAGCGCAGCGAGGCGGTCGAGTACTTCATGAGCGACGTGCTGCTGGTGCCGGCCGAGTGGATCGCCGGCATGAAGCAGGACCCGTCGTGGGACGAGATGGCCACGCTCGCGCACACCTACGCCTACGACGGCCGCATCGTCGAGGGCCTGCTGTCCGGCCGGCCGCTCCCCCGCGACCGCTGGTCCGTCGACGCGCCGATCCTAGTGCTGGTCGGCGAGAACAGCGAGCAGTTCTTCCTCGACGGCGCCCACGCGCTGGCCGAGATCCTGCCCGCCGTCATCGTCGAGACACTGCCCGGTCAGGACCACGGCGCGTTCTGGCTGGCTCCCGACGCCGTCGCCGAGTCGGTCCGGGCCTTCCTGTCCCGCTGA
- a CDS encoding SRPBCC family protein: MTSDGIVIDEQTNTLTIARRYRAAVGRVWAAWTEPDAVARWWGPHGWTTTVEHMDVRPGGQWRFSLAPDDGSADPVHAVVTYRDVVPRERLVYLDQFLDADGDDGVVTDVTFTPDGDGTRVSIAAVFPDADALRQAVAAGMAEGYQEALTRLDNHL, encoded by the coding sequence GTGACCAGCGACGGCATCGTCATCGACGAGCAGACCAACACGCTCACCATCGCCCGGCGCTACCGCGCGGCGGTCGGCCGGGTGTGGGCCGCGTGGACCGAGCCCGACGCCGTCGCCCGCTGGTGGGGGCCGCACGGCTGGACCACCACCGTCGAGCACATGGACGTCCGCCCGGGCGGGCAGTGGCGGTTCTCGCTGGCCCCCGACGACGGCTCGGCCGACCCGGTCCACGCCGTCGTCACCTACCGCGACGTGGTGCCGCGCGAGCGCCTCGTCTACCTCGACCAGTTCCTGGACGCGGACGGCGACGACGGCGTCGTCACCGACGTCACCTTCACCCCGGACGGCGACGGCACCCGAGTCAGCATCGCCGCCGTCTTCCCCGACGCCGACGCGCTGCGGCAGGCGGTCGCGGCCGGGATGGCCGAGGGCTACCAGGAGGCGCTGACCCGCCTCGACAATCACCTCTGA
- a CDS encoding ArsR/SmtB family transcription factor produces the protein MDELQHRLSVIAEPNRFRIVELLRSGPLSVGAIVDALGLAQPHVSRHLRLLADAGVVDATRRAQQRIYRLRPEPLRDIGAWAQSFAVLWTGRLDRLGDFLDDTDPATDPNGDRS, from the coding sequence ATGGACGAGCTGCAGCACCGGCTGAGCGTGATCGCGGAACCGAACCGGTTCCGCATCGTCGAGCTGCTGCGCTCGGGCCCGCTCAGCGTCGGCGCCATCGTCGACGCGCTCGGGCTGGCCCAGCCGCACGTGTCGCGGCACCTGCGGCTGCTGGCCGACGCCGGTGTCGTCGACGCAACCCGGCGGGCGCAGCAGCGCATCTACCGGCTGCGCCCGGAGCCGCTGCGCGACATCGGCGCGTGGGCGCAGAGCTTCGCCGTCCTGTGGACCGGGCGGCTGGACCGTCTCGGCGACTTCCTCGACGACACCGACCCCGCCACCGACCCGAACGGAGACCGCTCGTGA
- a CDS encoding alpha/beta fold hydrolase, with protein MPSTSRCTTETSGRRCSCCTAGRAASWSSSGWFPLLAPRTVVVASLPGYGWSERPAGQWTTRDTAGLLAEAMTVLGYGRFVAHGTDFGSAAATWLALDRPELVAGLHLSNLDLGPTLADGDRPTDEERDYLDRFDAWWRGENGYKEIQSTRPGALAPALLDSPAGLAAWVLDKWSTWTDPALGPTVAARAGRDALPELLTWWWATGTVETSVLDYADNRAADTTMLPLGARVEVPTAVARFGRERGFREDPPRSWVERMYRLDRWTDQPRGGHFAALEAPDLLAADLLTFAATLT; from the coding sequence GTGCCGTCCACGTCGCGGTGCACGACGGAGACGAGCGGCCGCCGCTGCTCCTGTTGCACGGCTGGCCGAGCAGCTTCCTGGAGTTCGAGCGGCTGGTTCCCCCTGCTCGCGCCGCGCACCGTCGTGGTCGCCTCTTTGCCCGGCTACGGGTGGTCCGAGCGCCCGGCCGGACAGTGGACCACCCGCGACACCGCCGGGCTGCTGGCCGAGGCGATGACGGTGCTCGGCTACGGCCGGTTCGTCGCGCACGGGACGGACTTCGGCTCCGCCGCCGCGACCTGGCTGGCGCTGGACCGGCCCGAGCTGGTCGCCGGGCTGCACCTGTCCAACCTCGACCTCGGCCCGACCCTGGCCGACGGCGACCGGCCGACCGACGAGGAGCGCGACTACCTCGACCGGTTCGACGCCTGGTGGCGCGGCGAGAACGGCTACAAGGAGATCCAGTCGACCCGGCCCGGCGCGCTGGCCCCGGCGCTGCTCGACTCGCCGGCCGGGCTGGCCGCGTGGGTGCTCGACAAGTGGTCGACCTGGACCGATCCGGCCCTGGGCCCGACGGTCGCGGCGCGGGCCGGCCGCGACGCGCTGCCCGAGCTGCTGACCTGGTGGTGGGCAACCGGAACCGTCGAGACGTCGGTGCTCGACTACGCCGACAACCGCGCGGCCGACACGACGATGCTGCCGCTCGGCGCCCGGGTCGAGGTGCCGACGGCGGTCGCCCGGTTCGGCCGCGAGCGCGGGTTCCGCGAGGACCCGCCGCGGTCCTGGGTGGAGCGGATGTACCGCCTCGACCGCTGGACCGACCAGCCGCGCGGCGGCCACTTCGCCGCCCTCGAGGCGCCCGACCTCCTTGCCGCCGACCTGCTCACCTTCGCCGCCACCCTCACCTGA
- a CDS encoding pyridoxamine 5'-phosphate oxidase family protein, producing MTATHRVPWPLHRRRLERATDYWLSTTRPDGRPHIVPLWGVWQDGRLYFSTDPDSVKGRNLTAEPRASVHLDGGQDVLMIEGTTARVDDDAVRTRVDDAMAEKYVTPDGAAYRLAMDPPNRLWELRPERALAWWEALTGPTFTRWVWTGGPDPEPAPG from the coding sequence ATGACCGCGACCCACCGCGTCCCGTGGCCGCTGCACCGCCGCCGGCTCGAACGCGCCACCGACTACTGGCTGTCCACCACGCGTCCCGACGGCCGCCCGCACATCGTGCCGCTATGGGGCGTCTGGCAGGACGGACGGCTCTACTTCAGCACCGACCCCGACTCGGTGAAGGGCCGCAACCTGACCGCCGAGCCGCGAGCGTCCGTCCACCTCGACGGCGGGCAGGACGTGCTGATGATCGAGGGGACGACGGCCAGGGTGGACGACGACGCCGTGCGCACGCGGGTCGACGACGCCATGGCGGAGAAGTACGTCACGCCCGACGGCGCCGCCTACCGGCTGGCCATGGACCCGCCGAACCGGCTCTGGGAGCTGCGCCCGGAACGCGCGCTGGCCTGGTGGGAGGCGCTGACCGGGCCGACGTTCACCCGCTGGGTGTGGACCGGCGGCCCCGACCCCGAGCCGGCGCCCGGCTGA
- a CDS encoding LysR family transcriptional regulator: protein MNLEQLRGFAEVARLGHFTRAAEHLHLAQPSLSRQISSLESELGAELFHRARGHISLTAAGETLLPLARRMLADADSVRREMAELAGLRRGRVRLGATPTLCVSLVAEAVSTFHGAHPGIELHLTEGGSRSLIDELAGGALDLALITASDGRPRTGASLTRTPLLTEELVVISSAARPPVASTPSIGLDRLAGLPQIVFPESYDLRATTDAAFRAAGLTPSVVLEGAEMDAALRFVERGLGVAVVPAMVLLDRPGLRSVRLTTPTLTRTVSLAHRSDVTPTRAAAAMQRTIAATAEALAAGSALISRAPARGRGRRSTPSG, encoded by the coding sequence ATGAACCTGGAGCAGCTGCGCGGCTTCGCCGAGGTCGCCAGGCTCGGCCACTTCACCCGGGCCGCGGAGCACCTGCACCTGGCCCAGCCCTCGCTCAGCCGGCAGATCTCGTCGCTGGAGAGCGAGCTCGGGGCCGAGCTGTTCCATCGCGCGCGCGGGCACATCTCGCTCACCGCGGCCGGCGAGACGCTCTTGCCGCTGGCCCGCCGCATGCTCGCCGACGCCGACTCCGTCCGCCGCGAGATGGCCGAGCTGGCCGGGCTGCGACGCGGACGCGTGCGGCTGGGCGCGACGCCGACCCTGTGCGTCAGCCTGGTCGCCGAGGCGGTCAGTACCTTCCACGGCGCCCACCCGGGCATCGAGCTGCACCTCACCGAGGGCGGCTCGCGCAGCCTGATCGACGAGCTGGCCGGCGGGGCGCTCGACCTCGCGCTCATCACCGCGTCGGACGGGCGGCCGCGCACCGGGGCGAGCCTCACCCGCACGCCGCTGCTGACCGAGGAGCTGGTGGTCATCTCCTCGGCCGCGCGGCCGCCGGTCGCGTCGACGCCGTCCATCGGCCTGGACCGGCTGGCCGGGCTCCCGCAGATCGTCTTCCCGGAGAGCTACGACCTGCGCGCCACGACCGACGCGGCGTTCCGCGCCGCCGGGCTGACCCCGTCGGTCGTGCTCGAAGGGGCGGAGATGGACGCGGCGCTGCGGTTCGTCGAGCGCGGGCTCGGTGTCGCGGTCGTGCCGGCGATGGTGCTGCTCGACCGACCGGGCCTGCGCTCGGTGCGTCTGACGACGCCGACGCTGACCCGCACGGTCAGCCTGGCGCACCGCTCCGACGTCACCCCGACCCGGGCGGCCGCGGCGATGCAGCGGACGATCGCCGCTACGGCCGAGGCGCTGGCGGCGGGCAGCGCGCTGATCAGCCGGGCGCCGGCTCGGGGTCGGGGCCGCCGGTCCACACCCAGCGGGTGA